One Campylobacter concisus DNA segment encodes these proteins:
- a CDS encoding acetyl-CoA carboxylase biotin carboxylase subunit — MELKRILIANRGEIALRALRTIKEMGKEAVVVYSTADKDALYVKYADVAICIGKERSSDSYLNIPAIISAAEISEADAIFPGYGFLSENQNFVEICSHHKIKFIGPSVAAMALMSDKSKAKQVMQRAGVPVIPGSDGAVADTKAAKELAKKIGYPVILKAAAGGGGRGMRVVEKEADLEKAFWSAESEAMSAFGDGTMYMEKYILNPRHIEVQIIGDSHGNVLHIGERDCSMQRRHQKLIEESPAILLDEKTRERLHETAIKAAKAIGYEGAGTFEFLVDKNLDFYFIEMNTRLQVEHTVSEMVSGLDIIELMIKVAEGEKLPSQKSIELKGHAIECRITAEDPNTFTPCPGKITKYVCPGGRNVRMDSHIYQDYSIPPYYDSMIGKLVVWDTDRNRAIHKMKVALDQLIISGIKTTKDFHIAMMENKDFLSNNYDTNYLSRH; from the coding sequence ATGGAATTAAAAAGAATTTTAATCGCAAACCGCGGTGAGATCGCTCTTCGTGCTTTGCGAACGATAAAGGAGATGGGTAAAGAAGCCGTTGTAGTTTATTCAACCGCCGACAAAGACGCGCTTTATGTAAAATACGCCGACGTAGCCATCTGCATCGGTAAAGAGCGCTCAAGCGACAGCTACCTAAACATCCCAGCTATCATAAGTGCAGCTGAGATCAGCGAAGCAGACGCTATCTTCCCAGGTTATGGCTTTTTAAGTGAAAATCAAAATTTTGTTGAAATTTGCTCACACCACAAGATCAAATTCATTGGACCAAGCGTTGCTGCGATGGCTTTGATGAGCGATAAGAGCAAGGCAAAACAAGTCATGCAAAGAGCCGGCGTGCCAGTCATCCCTGGCTCAGACGGCGCTGTGGCTGATACAAAAGCTGCAAAAGAGCTAGCCAAAAAGATCGGCTATCCTGTCATCTTAAAAGCTGCGGCAGGCGGCGGCGGACGTGGTATGCGCGTGGTTGAAAAAGAGGCTGATTTAGAAAAAGCGTTTTGGTCTGCTGAGAGCGAGGCGATGAGTGCATTTGGCGATGGCACGATGTATATGGAAAAATATATCCTAAATCCACGCCACATCGAGGTTCAAATCATCGGCGATAGCCACGGCAACGTGCTTCACATAGGCGAGCGCGACTGCTCTATGCAGCGCCGTCACCAAAAGCTGATCGAAGAGAGCCCAGCTATCTTGCTTGATGAAAAAACAAGAGAGAGGCTACATGAAACTGCCATAAAAGCAGCAAAAGCGATCGGCTACGAGGGAGCTGGTACGTTTGAGTTTTTGGTTGATAAAAATTTAGACTTTTACTTCATCGAGATGAACACAAGGCTTCAAGTCGAGCACACAGTTAGCGAAATGGTAAGTGGGCTTGATATCATCGAGCTTATGATAAAAGTGGCTGAGGGTGAAAAGCTACCGTCACAAAAGAGTATCGAGCTAAAAGGTCATGCGATCGAGTGCAGGATCACAGCTGAGGATCCAAACACCTTTACTCCGTGTCCTGGCAAGATCACAAAATATGTCTGCCCAGGTGGCCGCAATGTGAGAATGGATAGTCACATCTATCAAGACTACTCTATACCGCCGTATTATGATAGTATGATCGGTAAGCTCGTAGTTTGGGACACAGATAGAAATAGAGCCATTCACAAGATGAAAGTAGCTCTTGATCAGCTCATAATAAGCGGCATAAAAACAACAAAAGATTTTCACATCGCCATGATGGAAAACAAAGACTTTTTAAGCAACAACTACGATACAAACTATCTTTCAAGACATTAA
- the accB gene encoding acetyl-CoA carboxylase biotin carboxyl carrier protein, translating into MKKEDIKELIEFFNGMEMNHIKIKSGDFEVEVEKFADYCAPAKPAAQAAAPAPTPVNVVVSSEVKPAANSPKDSIKSPMVGTFYAAPSPGAAPFVKVGQRVRKGDVVGIIEAMKIMNEIEAEFDCQITEMLVSDGQPVEFGLPLFGVEKN; encoded by the coding sequence ATGAAAAAAGAAGATATAAAAGAGCTTATCGAATTTTTTAATGGTATGGAGATGAATCATATCAAGATAAAAAGTGGTGATTTTGAGGTCGAGGTAGAGAAATTTGCTGATTATTGCGCGCCTGCAAAGCCAGCGGCACAAGCAGCAGCTCCAGCGCCAACACCTGTAAATGTTGTCGTTAGCTCAGAGGTAAAACCAGCTGCAAATTCGCCAAAAGATAGCATAAAATCTCCTATGGTAGGTACTTTCTACGCTGCTCCAAGCCCAGGCGCTGCACCATTTGTAAAAGTAGGTCAAAGAGTGAGAAAAGGCGATGTAGTAGGCATCATCGAAGCTATGAAGATCATGAACGAGATCGAGGCTGAATTTGACTGCCAGATCACTGAGATGCTAGTCTCTGACGGACAGCCAGTTGAGTTTGGATTGCCGTTGTTTGGCGTGGAGAAAAATTAA
- a CDS encoding nicotinate phosphoribosyltransferase, protein MNELELKMQGKIDRLTDKTFKLDPRIGEGYFTAKYFLKVNEIIKQNLPDQHVTMQFFQRRDDIVLCGIDEVLAIINKFAKNPSELEIYALDDGDIINANEPVLKISGKYENFGFLENVIDATLTRRSCVATNSRDVIKAANGKDVFSMADRQDDICTQPGDGYASFIGGIKKVATDAQGELTGLKGGGTMPHALIQMCGGDVVKACQIYAKTFENEQITALVDYNNDVITDALKAANALKERLGAVRVDTSKNLIDRYFEGKDTSKFDPHGVCKELIFALREALDEAGFKHVKIVVSSGFNPQKMSEFEKFKTPVDIYGVGSYLVKNDICGFTGDLVELNGKSEAKFGRKNFASDRLKRVKF, encoded by the coding sequence ATGAACGAACTTGAGCTAAAGATGCAAGGCAAGATAGATAGGCTAACAGATAAGACTTTTAAGCTAGATCCTAGGATCGGCGAGGGCTACTTTACGGCGAAATATTTTCTAAAAGTAAATGAGATAATTAAGCAAAACCTGCCTGATCAGCACGTGACGATGCAGTTTTTCCAAAGGCGCGATGATATCGTGCTTTGTGGCATCGACGAGGTTTTAGCCATCATCAATAAATTTGCCAAAAACCCAAGCGAGCTTGAAATTTACGCACTTGATGATGGCGATATCATAAACGCAAACGAGCCAGTTTTAAAGATAAGCGGCAAGTATGAAAATTTCGGTTTTTTAGAAAACGTCATCGACGCGACGCTTACTAGAAGAAGCTGCGTAGCGACAAACTCCAGAGACGTGATAAAAGCGGCAAATGGCAAGGACGTCTTTAGCATGGCAGACAGACAAGACGACATCTGCACGCAGCCAGGCGACGGCTATGCCTCATTTATCGGAGGTATAAAAAAGGTCGCCACAGACGCTCAGGGCGAGCTTACAGGGCTAAAAGGTGGTGGCACCATGCCTCATGCGCTCATTCAAATGTGCGGCGGAGATGTGGTAAAGGCTTGCCAAATTTATGCTAAAACCTTTGAAAACGAGCAGATCACGGCCTTGGTTGATTACAACAACGACGTGATAACAGACGCTTTAAAGGCTGCAAATGCCCTAAAAGAGAGGCTTGGCGCGGTTAGGGTTGATACTAGTAAAAATTTGATAGATAGATATTTTGAAGGCAAAGATACGAGTAAATTTGACCCCCATGGCGTTTGCAAGGAGCTTATATTTGCCCTAAGAGAGGCACTTGATGAAGCTGGCTTCAAGCACGTTAAAATAGTCGTTAGCTCAGGTTTTAATCCGCAAAAAATGAGCGAATTTGAGAAATTTAAAACCCCAGTTGATATTTATGGCGTGGGAAGCTATCTTGTTAAAAATGACATTTGTGGCTTTACAGGCGATCTAGTCGAGTTAAATGGCAAAAGTGAGGCTAAATTTGGCAGAAAAAATTTCGCTTCAGATAGGCTAAAGAGAGTTAAATTTTAG
- a CDS encoding chemotaxis protein, whose protein sequence is MKFIKILTFLSLLLTACIAANYANAFEKVGILEDGVYRFSQNGIGVKKDLLVKVISVQNADSSRKKIISMLNIPKKSKITDFKTSDAGVIVWPFYEFEGKFITTIIVENIKKEDSDQKLLKMLELKHPFYSTLQARRKGAKDAIDVKYVLNFKEAKLVKSFQNRP, encoded by the coding sequence ATGAAATTTATAAAAATTTTAACGTTTCTGTCGCTTTTACTGACTGCTTGCATCGCCGCAAACTACGCTAACGCCTTTGAAAAAGTTGGCATCCTTGAAGACGGAGTTTATCGCTTTAGCCAAAATGGCATCGGAGTCAAAAAAGACCTGCTCGTAAAGGTGATCTCGGTGCAAAATGCGGACAGCTCCCGCAAAAAGATCATCTCCATGCTAAATATCCCTAAAAAATCTAAAATCACGGACTTTAAAACAAGCGACGCTGGCGTGATAGTCTGGCCATTTTACGAGTTTGAGGGCAAATTTATAACGACAATAATCGTTGAAAATATAAAAAAAGAAGATAGCGATCAAAAGTTACTTAAGATGCTAGAACTTAAACATCCGTTTTACTCGACGCTCCAAGCTCGAAGAAAAGGTGCTAAAGACGCCATAGACGTGAAATACGTGCTAAATTTCAAAGAGGCAAAGCTGGTAAAATCGTTTCAAAATCGCCCTTAA
- a CDS encoding menaquinone biosynthesis family protein, with protein sequence MYAAVKFGWVSSKNLAFTSKALDIETLNEEALKGTYEATAISFALYPKICDEFALLRCAVSFGKGYGPKLIKLKDKQLKRNFKVALSGKNTTNALLFRIAYPEARIVYKNFLEIENAVLSGEVDAGVLIHESILNFSDKLCVEREIWDIWSELNGENLPLPLGGMALRRSLPITDAIECERVLSEAVRIATSHKPFLSHMLMERNLIRVGKDELKTYLNLYANDESISMNETQLKALNKLYQIGYDKGFFEKPIDVNDYLIPTEYNEVRFS encoded by the coding sequence ATGTATGCCGCGGTCAAATTTGGCTGGGTTAGCAGTAAAAATTTAGCCTTTACATCAAAGGCGCTTGATATAGAAACGCTAAACGAAGAGGCACTAAAAGGCACTTATGAAGCAACAGCGATCAGCTTTGCACTCTATCCTAAAATTTGTGATGAATTTGCACTTTTGCGCTGTGCGGTGAGCTTTGGCAAAGGATACGGCCCAAAGCTTATCAAGCTAAAAGATAAGCAGCTAAAGCGAAATTTCAAGGTCGCTCTCTCTGGCAAAAACACGACAAACGCCCTGCTCTTTCGCATAGCCTACCCAGAGGCAAGGATCGTTTATAAAAATTTCTTAGAGATCGAAAATGCCGTGCTTAGCGGCGAGGTCGATGCTGGCGTGCTCATACATGAAAGTATCTTAAATTTCTCTGACAAGCTCTGCGTCGAGCGTGAGATTTGGGACATCTGGAGCGAGCTAAACGGCGAAAATTTACCGCTTCCACTTGGTGGCATGGCACTTAGACGAAGCCTGCCCATAACCGACGCGATCGAGTGCGAGAGAGTGCTTAGCGAGGCCGTTAGGATCGCCACTTCGCACAAGCCATTTTTATCTCACATGCTAATGGAGCGAAACCTCATCAGAGTTGGCAAAGACGAGCTTAAAACGTATCTAAATTTATACGCAAATGACGAGTCAATAAGCATGAACGAAACGCAGTTAAAAGCGCTAAATAAGCTATATCAAATAGGCTATGACAAAGGCTTTTTTGAAAAGCCGATTGACGTAAACGACTACCTAATCCCAACTGAATACAACGAAGTAAGGTTTAGCTGA
- the fliQ gene encoding flagellar biosynthesis protein FliQ — MMQSTLVSLGVETFKIALYISLPMLLSGLIAGLIISIFQATTQINETTLSFVPKILLVVVVIIFLMPWMISMMVEFTTRMLDFIPEFIQ; from the coding sequence CTGATGCAAAGCACGCTTGTCTCACTTGGAGTTGAAACCTTTAAGATCGCCCTTTATATCAGCCTTCCGATGCTACTAAGCGGACTAATCGCAGGTCTTATCATCTCCATTTTTCAAGCGACCACGCAGATAAACGAAACCACGCTAAGCTTCGTGCCAAAAATTTTGCTAGTCGTCGTTGTCATCATATTTTTGATGCCTTGGATGATCTCGATGATGGTTGAATTTACCACTCGTATGCTTGATTTTATACCGGAATTTATCCAGTGA
- a CDS encoding UDP-N-acetylmuramate dehydrogenase: MTRLVDFSKFTSVRIGGVHEIFEVTSLEDLSSPHFLGAVMIGGGNNLLISPNPPKMAMLGKNFEYINLEICDEKICLEIGAATKSAKIYNFCKQNNIAGLEFLKNIPGTLGGLIKMNAGLLKFSISDNLTHVRLARGWVSKDEISFSYRHSGIDETILGAKFKLSSGFDASISEAISAKRANQPKGASFGSCFVNPDGHFAGALIEAVGLKGYAIGGAKFSEEHANFLINFNHASFEDATSLINLAKARVLEKFGVELKTEVCIL, from the coding sequence GTGACGAGGCTTGTTGATTTTTCTAAATTTACCTCGGTTAGGATAGGCGGCGTGCATGAAATTTTCGAGGTTACAAGCCTTGAAGATCTAAGCTCGCCTCACTTTTTAGGCGCTGTGATGATAGGCGGGGGCAACAACCTTCTTATCTCGCCAAATCCCCCAAAAATGGCGATGCTTGGCAAGAACTTTGAGTACATAAATTTAGAAATTTGTGATGAAAAAATTTGCCTTGAGATAGGTGCTGCGACAAAATCAGCCAAAATTTATAACTTCTGCAAGCAAAACAACATAGCTGGCCTTGAGTTTTTAAAAAATATCCCTGGCACGCTTGGCGGACTTATCAAGATGAACGCTGGGCTGCTTAAATTTAGCATAAGCGACAACCTCACACATGTGCGTCTGGCTCGTGGCTGGGTGAGCAAAGATGAGATAAGCTTTAGCTACCGCCACAGCGGCATAGATGAGACTATTTTGGGGGCTAAATTTAAGCTTTCTAGTGGCTTTGACGCGAGCATATCTGAAGCCATAAGCGCAAAAAGGGCAAACCAACCAAAAGGGGCTAGCTTTGGCAGCTGTTTTGTAAATCCAGATGGGCACTTTGCAGGGGCATTGATTGAAGCAGTTGGACTAAAGGGGTATGCGATCGGCGGAGCGAAATTTAGCGAAGAGCACGCAAATTTTTTGATAAATTTTAACCACGCAAGCTTTGAAGACGCCACTAGCCTTATAAATTTGGCGAAGGCTAGAGTTTTAGAGAAATTTGGCGTAGAGCTTAAGACTGAAGTTTGCATTTTATAA
- a CDS encoding addiction module antitoxin, whose product MSEFLAEVLTLSFLFIMIGFYAVYRAKKAQSEHEKNMADHDKNLLNFAQILGVQNYIDLVKFDEILAQALKEKLIFKFNKSTSQEKFISFIKDENFKTKPQISQNHIDEAFLNICASSLVEPLKLAILKNEDQIYGFLFEKEQLFALIDSAALLGENIIICE is encoded by the coding sequence ATGAGTGAGTTTTTAGCAGAAGTTTTAACACTTTCATTTTTGTTTATTATGATTGGTTTTTATGCCGTTTATAGGGCTAAAAAGGCACAAAGCGAGCATGAGAAAAATATGGCTGATCATGATAAAAATCTGCTAAATTTTGCTCAAATTTTAGGTGTGCAAAACTACATCGACCTAGTTAAATTTGATGAAATTTTAGCGCAGGCCTTAAAAGAAAAACTAATTTTTAAATTTAATAAATCTACCTCGCAAGAGAAATTTATCTCTTTTATAAAAGATGAAAATTTCAAAACCAAACCCCAAATTTCACAAAATCATATCGATGAAGCTTTTTTAAACATTTGCGCAAGCTCCCTTGTAGAGCCGCTTAAGCTTGCAATACTAAAAAACGAAGATCAAATTTATGGATTTTTGTTTGAAAAAGAGCAGCTTTTTGCTCTTATTGATAGCGCTGCGCTGCTTGGCGAAAATATTATAATTTGCGAGTAA
- the recA gene encoding recombinase RecA, with product MAKEKDSDKKIAIPESEADKKKALELALKQIDKAFGKGTLLRLGDKEVEAIESIPTGSLGLDLALGIGGVPKGRIIEIYGPESSGKTTLTLHIIAEAQKAGGICAFVDAEHALDVKYASNLGVNTDNLYVSQPDFGEQALEIVETLARSGAIDLIVVDSVAALTPKSEIDGDMGDQHVGLQARLMSQALRKLTGILSKMKTTVIFINQIRMKIGMMGYGTPETTTGGNALKFYSSVRIDVRKIATLKQNDEPIGNRTKAKVVKNKVAPPFKVAEFDIMFGEGVSKEGEIIDYGVKLDIIDKSGAWFSYKAEKLGQGRENAKAYLKEHPEISDEIVAAIKGSMGIDHLISSGAKDEDDDTNEAGDE from the coding sequence ATGGCAAAAGAAAAAGATAGTGACAAAAAGATAGCTATCCCAGAGAGCGAAGCGGACAAGAAAAAGGCGCTCGAGCTTGCGCTAAAGCAGATCGATAAAGCTTTTGGCAAAGGCACGCTTTTAAGACTTGGTGACAAAGAGGTTGAGGCTATCGAGTCGATACCGACTGGCTCGCTAGGACTTGATCTGGCTCTTGGCATAGGCGGCGTCCCAAAAGGCAGGATCATCGAGATCTACGGACCAGAAAGCTCTGGTAAGACTACTCTAACGCTTCACATCATCGCTGAAGCGCAAAAAGCTGGCGGAATTTGTGCATTTGTCGATGCAGAACACGCACTAGACGTAAAATACGCTTCAAATTTAGGCGTAAATACCGACAACCTTTACGTTTCTCAGCCAGACTTTGGCGAGCAGGCACTTGAGATCGTTGAGACGCTTGCAAGAAGTGGTGCTATCGATCTTATCGTGGTTGATAGCGTCGCTGCGCTTACTCCAAAGAGCGAGATAGATGGCGACATGGGCGATCAGCACGTGGGCCTTCAAGCAAGGCTAATGAGCCAGGCGCTTAGAAAGCTAACTGGAATTTTAAGCAAGATGAAGACAACTGTTATCTTCATCAACCAAATTCGTATGAAGATCGGTATGATGGGATATGGCACGCCAGAGACCACAACTGGCGGTAATGCGCTTAAATTTTACTCATCTGTAAGGATCGATGTTAGAAAGATAGCCACACTTAAACAAAATGACGAGCCTATCGGCAACCGCACAAAAGCAAAAGTCGTTAAAAACAAGGTCGCACCTCCATTTAAAGTGGCTGAATTTGACATCATGTTTGGCGAGGGTGTGAGCAAAGAGGGCGAGATCATCGACTATGGTGTAAAACTAGACATCATCGACAAATCAGGTGCGTGGTTTAGCTACAAGGCCGAAAAACTAGGTCAAGGTAGAGAAAACGCCAAAGCCTACCTAAAAGAGCACCCAGAAATTTCTGACGAGATAGTAGCGGCGATCAAAGGCTCAATGGGGATAGATCACCTAATAAGCAGCGGCGCAAAAGACGAAGACGACGATACAAACGAAGCAGGAGATGAATAA
- the eno gene encoding phosphopyruvate hydratase: MVFIEDVEAHEVLDSRGNPTVRATVRLSDGTEASAIVPSGASTGKREALELRDKDERYAGKGVSKAVSNVNEKIAEAVIGLDAYNQKAVDAEMLELDGTHNYSNLGANAVLGVSMAVARAAAKSLNIPLYRYLGGANASILPVPMFNIINGGAHANNSVDFQEFMIMPFGFSTFSEALRAATEIYHKLKSILNAAGHSTAVGDEGGFAPNLKDNEEPLKLISQAVKEAGYELGSQIKLALDVASSELYKDGKYELEGKKFSSDELISYYEKLCEKYPIFSIEDGLSEDDWSGWAELTKRLGSKVQLVGDDLFVTNEKILREGIEKNIANAILIKPNQIGSVTQTMQTVRLAQRNGYRCVMSHRSGESEDAFIADFAVALNTGEIKTGATSRSERNAKYNRLLEIELEAGEFLGDNI, encoded by the coding sequence ATGGTATTTATTGAAGATGTAGAAGCTCACGAGGTTTTAGACAGTAGAGGCAACCCAACAGTTCGTGCGACAGTTAGACTAAGCGACGGAACCGAGGCAAGCGCGATCGTACCAAGCGGCGCAAGCACTGGCAAGCGTGAGGCGCTCGAGCTTCGCGACAAGGACGAGAGATATGCTGGCAAAGGCGTTTCAAAGGCTGTTTCAAACGTAAATGAAAAGATCGCTGAGGCAGTTATAGGCCTTGATGCTTATAACCAAAAGGCAGTCGATGCGGAGATGCTTGAGCTTGATGGCACGCACAACTACTCAAATTTAGGCGCAAACGCAGTCCTTGGCGTATCTATGGCGGTAGCTCGCGCAGCTGCAAAGAGCCTAAATATCCCGCTATACCGCTATCTTGGCGGTGCAAACGCTAGCATATTACCAGTGCCGATGTTTAACATCATAAATGGCGGCGCACACGCAAATAATAGCGTTGATTTTCAAGAATTTATGATCATGCCATTTGGCTTTAGCACATTTAGCGAGGCGCTAAGAGCTGCAACTGAAATTTACCACAAGCTAAAATCTATCCTAAACGCAGCTGGCCACAGCACAGCTGTCGGTGACGAGGGCGGCTTTGCTCCAAATTTAAAAGACAACGAAGAGCCACTAAAACTAATCTCACAAGCCGTAAAAGAGGCTGGATATGAGCTAGGCAGCCAGATAAAACTAGCGCTTGACGTCGCTTCAAGCGAGCTTTATAAAGACGGCAAATACGAGCTTGAAGGCAAGAAATTTAGCAGCGACGAGCTCATTAGCTACTACGAAAAACTTTGCGAAAAATATCCGATATTCTCTATCGAAGATGGCCTTAGCGAGGACGACTGGAGTGGCTGGGCTGAGCTTACAAAAAGGCTTGGCAGCAAGGTGCAGCTAGTTGGCGACGATCTTTTCGTTACAAATGAGAAAATTTTACGCGAAGGCATCGAGAAAAACATCGCAAACGCTATCTTAATCAAGCCAAATCAAATAGGCTCAGTCACGCAAACTATGCAAACTGTCCGCCTCGCTCAAAGAAACGGCTACCGCTGCGTCATGAGCCACAGAAGCGGAGAGAGCGAAGATGCGTTCATCGCTGACTTCGCAGTCGCTCTAAATACTGGCGAGATAAAGACTGGTGCTACCTCAAGAAGCGAGCGCAACGCAAAATACAACCGCTTGCTTGAGATCGAGCTTGAGGCGGGTGAGTTTTTAGGGGATAATATTTGA
- a CDS encoding AMIN domain-containing protein, which yields MKKIWLVLSIFTASLCARENPFMPISELNTSVMTTNVVEKYDSFNSLSFKFPSDAMLLLDVTIRYRANDGSIKEKRLTDINKTIDWNDEFALSKMKNPEPVAAKKLDVSVTMAEVPAQKVSTPVIIEKNETKISNKDRNKSSDVPTPNVVVIDLGTKKVKEPAKPGQKVVEVKIEPTTKPVGETKSSEKEVKFLGFISFLAHEKELNIITKAKNLKHFAYEKNKIVLDFAKPPRSFKTRNLKLENDTFKNVIIGWHDKYFRVVLELDKIHKYKLEAAENGYVLKLL from the coding sequence ATGAAGAAAATTTGGTTAGTTTTATCTATATTTACAGCGAGCTTATGCGCTAGAGAAAACCCATTTATGCCTATTAGTGAGCTAAACACAAGCGTTATGACGACAAATGTCGTAGAAAAATATGACAGTTTCAACTCGCTCTCGTTTAAATTTCCAAGCGATGCGATGCTTTTGCTTGATGTCACCATAAGATACAGAGCAAATGACGGCAGCATAAAAGAAAAAAGACTAACCGATATAAACAAAACTATCGACTGGAACGATGAATTTGCCCTAAGCAAGATGAAAAATCCAGAACCAGTCGCAGCTAAAAAACTAGACGTCTCAGTCACGATGGCAGAGGTGCCAGCTCAAAAGGTTAGCACGCCAGTGATAATAGAAAAAAATGAGACTAAAATTTCAAACAAAGATAGAAATAAAAGCTCAGATGTGCCAACTCCAAACGTCGTGGTGATCGACCTTGGCACAAAAAAAGTAAAAGAGCCAGCTAAACCTGGGCAAAAGGTAGTCGAAGTAAAGATCGAGCCTACCACAAAGCCTGTTGGGGAGACAAAAAGCAGCGAAAAAGAGGTTAAATTTTTAGGGTTTATCAGCTTTTTAGCGCATGAAAAAGAGCTAAATATCATCACAAAAGCTAAAAATTTAAAGCACTTTGCCTATGAAAAAAACAAGATCGTGCTTGACTTTGCAAAACCTCCAAGAAGCTTTAAAACAAGAAATTTAAAGCTTGAAAACGATACTTTTAAAAACGTCATAATCGGCTGGCATGACAAGTATTTCAGAGTGGTTTTAGAGCTTGATAAGATACATAAATATAAGCTTGAAGCTGCTGAAAATGGATATGTGCTTAAGCTTTTATAG